In one Erinaceus europaeus chromosome 3, mEriEur2.1, whole genome shotgun sequence genomic region, the following are encoded:
- the NEURL3 gene encoding E3 ubiquitin-protein ligase NEURL3: MGAQFCYHAASKTPLETLRFHAEAKGAQVRLDSQGSIASRCATFHDGIVFSQRPVLPREPVTVRVLRHEKQWQGGLRVGFTRLDPAHVPASSLPPYVCPDLVQQSPTWAAVVPECFVLEGNVVSFWFSRHGWLLAEVNAEPPIVLRRDVAMGAPLWAVMDVYGTTKAIELLDNTLPRTMPSVLSGDFLRDPKDTAGQECAVCFHDAANTYLVPCGHSDFCYHCAWRVFRETAKCPICRWKIEDVARLHLC; encoded by the exons CAAGTAAAACGCCCCTGGAAACCCTGCGCTTCCATGCGGAGGCCAAGGGCGCACAAGTGCGCCTGGACTCACAGGGGAGCATCGCCAGCCGCTGCGCCACGTTCCACGACGGCATCGTGTTCAGCCAGCGGCCGGTTCTGCCCCGCGAGCCGGTGACTGTGCGTGTCCTGAGGCACGAGAAGCAATGGCAGGGGGGTCTCCGCGTGGGTTTCACGCGCCTGGACCCTGCTCACGTGCCAGCGTCCAGCCTGCCGCCCTACGTGTGCCCAGACCTGGTGCAGCAGAGCCCAACGTGGGCGGCTGTGGTGCCTGAATGCTTTGTGCTGGAAGGGAACGTGGTCAGTTTCTGGTTCAGCCGGCACGGCTGGCTCTTGGCTGAGGTCAACGCTGAGCCCCCGATAGTGCTACGCAGGGACGTGGCCATGGGTGCACCACTCTGGGCTGTGATGGATGTGTATGGAACCACCAAGGCCATCGAGTTGCTGG ACAACACCCTTCCCAGGACCATGCCTTCAGTCCTCAGTGGTGATTTTCTCCGAGATCCTAAAG ACACAGCAGGACAAGAGTGTGCTGTCTGCTTTCATGATGCTGCCAATACCTACCTTGTTCCCTGCGGCCACTCAGACTTCTGTTACCACTGTGCCTGGCGGGTTTTCAGGGAAACAGCCAAGTGCCCAATTTGCCGCTGGAAGATAGAAGATGTGGCCCGTCTCCACCTATGTTGA